The window GCGCTCGGCGAAGAGGCGCGCCGGCTCGCGGACGTCGCGTCCGAAGAACTCCATGACCATCATGGTGCAGCCGAGCGCCACGTGCGCCTCGATCCTCTCGATGCATTGCTCGGCCGTACCCGCGATGGCGAGCGGCCCGCCGGCGCCCATGTGGCCGCCGTAGATCGCCGCGGCCTTTGCGCTCTTGGCGCGCGCGTCGGCCTCGTCGTCGCCGATCACGACGAGGCACTGCTGCGAAACGCGGATCGCCGCCGGATCGCGACCGACCGCGGCGCAGTGCTCGCGGAGCTTCGCGACCTTGGCGCCGAGGTCGTTCTGGTGGACGGCGAGGTTGTTCCAGACGTCGGCGTGGCGGGCGGCGAGCCTGAGCAGGACCTTCTCGCCGCCGCCGCCGATCAGGATCGGCGGCCGGCGCACCGGCTTCGGCTCGCAGTACGTCGCGTCGAGCCGGTAGTGCTTGCCGGCGAACGACGGTTGCGCCTCGGTCCAGAGGAGCTTCAGGATCGTCGCCGTCTCGTCGAGCTGCTCGAGGCGGTCGCGGAGCGGAGGGAACGGCATGCCGTAGCCTTCGAACTCGGACTGGAACCAGCCGCTCCCGAGGCCGACGATCGCCCGGCCGTTCGTCACGACGTCGAGCGTCGCCGCCATCTTCGCGAGGAGCGCCGGGTTGCGGAATCCGACGGGGGTCACGAGCGTGCCGAGCTCGACCCGCGAGGTCAGCGCGCCGACCGCGGCGAGCGCGGTCCATGCCTCGAGGATCGGCAGGTTCGGCATCGGCACGCCGTAGAGGTGATCGTTGAACCACACGGAGTCGAATCCGAGCTCGTCGAGCGCGCGCGCGGCGGCCGCCGTGTCCGCCCAGGGGCGCTTGATCTGCGGCAGCGTGACTCCGAAATGCACCTTGGCCATGGCGTCGCCTCCTCGCCGGCGCGACTACCACGCCGGCTCCGCGCCCGCGAGCGACGGCGCCGCGGACCGCCGCCGCGGCGCAAGCGGGGTATCGCGGTCAGAGCCAGCTGCGCGGGATCGGCAGGGCGTCGCGGAGCCGCATGTACCAGCGGAGCGCGCTCCCGATCAGGCGGTGGTTGTCGAAGCCTCGCACGCGGACGGGCTCGAACGTGATCAGCGAGAGCCCCGTCTTGCGATTCTCCTCGGCCGTCATGCGCTCGTACTCGCGGCCTCCGAGACGGCCGAAGTAGTGCGTCGCGAGCCAGGAGCCGACGCCGCCTTCGAGCGGCGCGTCCGCGAGCGTCACCTCGCCGTCGATGATGACGGCCCGATAGGGAGGGATCTCGTCCTGGATGGTCAGGCAGGCGCGCTTCGCGCGGCCGAGGGCTTTGGCCTTCGGCGACGTGGTCGCGGTCACCATGAAGAAGCGGCCGTCGCGGTACTGGTACCAGATCGGGGCCTGCGCCGGCGTCCCGTCGCGCTTTACGTACGACAGGACGGCGATGCGCGGCGCCGCGACGAAACGCTCGAGGTCGCCCGGCGCGAAGGCGGGTTGCGGGCCCATGGCTTGGAACGTCAGGTCGGTGAGCTTCATGCCGGTCGAATAGGTCGTTGACCAAGTCTAGTCAACGGCCTAGGAATGCGGCCGTGCCGCCACGGGTGCCCCCGCGGAAAGGAGAGGCGCGCCGCGCCGAGATCCTCGGCGCCGCGCGCGCCGTGCTCGTCGACGAGGGCCTCGATCGTTTCGTGCTGCGCGAGATCGCCGCCCGGGTCGGGCTCGTGCTCGGGAATCTCCAGTACTACTACGCCACGCGCGACGATCTCCTCGAGGCGGTCGTGCGCGCCGAGTTCGCGCGCAACCAGGCGGAGGTGGCGGCGATCGCCGCCGGGCGCGGCGCGGCCACGGGGCGTCTCGCGGCCATCACGCGCCACCTGATCGACGTGTGGGCGCGCTCGGGTGGCCGCGTCTACGCCGCCATGTCGCTCCTGGCGCTGCACCAGCCGCGCTTCCGGGCGCTCCATCGCGAGATCTACCTCGCGTTCTACGAGAGCCTGTTGCCGGTATTGCGCGAGATCCGCCCGGACGCCCGGCGCCCCGAGCTCCTCGGCGTGGCGCGGCTCGTGGCGACGCTCATCGACGGCGCGCTCGTGCAGGTGCCCGGCCGCGGGTTCGCGGCCGACGCCGTCGCGGCCGCCGTTCGCCTCGCCGCACCGCCGGACGACCCGCCGCCGCGCGGCTAGGGGCCTACGATCTCGGCGACCCGCGCGGCGACTCGCTCCGTCGCGTCGTGGCCGGCGGTCCCGCTCACCGCTGCTCGATCGGCGGCGGCGTTCCTCCCTGCCGCTTCACGACGTTCATCGCGAGTGCCAGCATCGAGGACACGTCGCTCAACGTCGACGGCACGACGAGCGTGTTGCCCTCCTTCGCGAGCTTGCCGAACTCGTGCACGTACTGTTCGGCGACGCGCAGCTGCACCGCCTCGAAACCACCCGGCACTTGGATCGCGGCCGCCACCTGGCGGATGCCGTCGGCGGTCGCCTGCGCGACGGAGCGGATCGCGTCGGCCTCGCCTTCGGCCTCGTTGATCTGCTGCTGCTTCTTCGCCTCGGACTGCTTGATCTCCTGCTGCTTGTGACCTTCGGCGGTGTTGATGAGGGCGTCGCGTTCGCCCTCGGACTTCAGGATCGAGGCGCGCTTTTCGCGCTCGGCGCGCATCTGCTTCTCCATCGCTTCGAGCACGCCCTGCGGCGGCTTGATGTTCTTGATCTCGTAGCGCAGGACCTTCACGCCCCACGCCTCGGACGCTTTGTCGATCTCGGTGACGACGGCCTGGTTGATGTGGGTGCGCTCCTCGAAGGTGCGGTCGAGGTCGAGCTTGCCGATCTCGCTCCGGAGCGTGGTCTGCGCGAGCTGGATCAGCGCGAACGGCAGGTTGGCGATGCCGTACGACGCGCGCTCGGCGTCGACGATCTTCATGTAGAGCACGCCGTCGACCCCGACCATCACGTTGTCGCGCGTGATGCACTCTTGCTCCGGAATGTCGATCGCGTCCTCCTTCAGGTTGTGGCGGTAGCGGATGACGTAGATGAACGGGATCAGGATGTGGAAGCCGGCGCCGAGCGTGCTGTTGTACTGCCCGAGCCGTTCGACCACGTACGCCGACTGCTGCGGCACGACGATCGCGACGCGCGAGATCACGTAGAAGACGGCCGCCGCCAACAGCAACACCACCAACAATGCACCCGACATGTTCGTCCTCCTCTATTCCGGCTGAAGCCAGAGCGTGAGCCCGTCGATGCGATGGACGCGGCAACGCGTCCCGCGTGCGATCGCCGCGCCGTCGACGCCGCGGGCGCTCCACGTCGTGCCGCGGAGCTCTGCCCGTCCGACGCCGTTCGCCGGCACGTCCTCGATGACGGTCGCGGTCTCGCGCCGCAGATCGTCGACCGCGGGAGCCGGCCCGCCGCCGCCGGCTCGGCTGAGCGTGCGCTGGAACAGAACGAGCGCCGCCACCGACACGAGCGAGAACGCGAGCCACTCGAGCCACGGCGCCGCGATCAAGCCGAAGCCGGTGAGCGCCCCGACGACGAGCCCGCCGACGCCGAACGCGAGCAGGAAGAAGTTCGTCGGGATCTGCGCTTCGGCGATCGCGAGGGCGAGGCCGAGGACCATCCACATCCACCACGCCATGCCGGCGGTTCTGTCACGGAAGGTCGGGCGAAGTCCACAAGAGACGCGCTCGAAGGAAGCAGTTGCGATGAACCAAAAATCTGGTCTAAATAGACCATATGCCGAAGCCTGCTACGGTCAGTCTTTACGAGGCGAAGACCCAGCTGTCCCGTCTCGTCGAGCGGGCATCCCGTGGCGACGAAGTGGTGATCACTCGGCATGGACGTCCCGTGGCCCGCTTGGTCGCAGCCAGGCCCATGCGAAAGCCGCGAAAGCTCGGCACCCTCCGGGGAAAGATTCGCGTCGCCAAGGACTTCGATGCTCCCCTCCCCGACGAGATCCAGGCTCTCTTCGAAGGCCGCGGCTCGTGAGCGTCGGCCTCCTGCTCGATACCCATGCGCTGATCTGGGCGCTGAGTGCGCCGCGCCGATTGCCGACACGGCTGGCGAAGCTTCTCGTCGATCCCGAGACCGACGTGCACCTGAGCGCGGTGTCGACCTGGGAGATCGCCATCAAAGCGGCGCTCGGCAAGATCGACGCGGAGCTGCCCGCGATCGTCCAGGCCGCGCGCGGGGCGCAATTCGAAGAGCTGCCGATCGCCGTCTCCGACACGGTTCGCGTCCTGTCCCTGCCGAGCATCCATCGCGACCCGTTCGATCGGCTCTTGGTCGCCCAGGCGCTCGAGAACGACCTGATCCTGGCGACACACGACCCCATCGTGGCGCGCTACCCTGTCCCCGTGCTATGGGACACCTGACCGTACGCGGACGGTGAATCGCACGATGGTCCCACCCGGCTTGACCCGCCGGCCCTGATTGCCGATGGTCCGCGCCATGGCGCGCGTCGAGTTCTTCTACGACTACTCGAGTCCGTGGACGTATCTCGCGTTCACGCGGATCGAGGCGCTCTGCCGCCGTGCCGGCGCGGAGCTGGTGTGGCGGCCGATGCTCGTCGGCGGCATCTTCAATACCGTGAATCCGTCGGTGTACGAGCAGCGCGCGCACCCGGTGCCGGCGAAGGCGCGCTACATGGCGAAGGACCTGCTCGACTGGGCGCGTCTCTACGATCTCGACCTCACGTTCCCGCCGACGGTGTTTCCGGTGAACTCGGTGAAGGCGCTCCGCGGCGCGCTGGTGGCGCTGGAACATGATCGCATCGGTCCCTACAGCGCGCGTGTCTTCCAGGCCTACTTCGGGGAGGACCGTGACATCAGCCAGGAGGCGGTGCTGCGCCCGATCGTCACCGCGGTCGGTCTCGATGCCGACGCCTTCTTCGCTGCGATCGCGACGCCGGCGTACAAGGACCGCATCCGCGCCAATACTGACGAGTGCGTGCAGCGTGGCGGCTTCGGCTCGCCGACGATGTTCGTGGGCGACGACATGTACTTCGGCAACGACCGGCTCGGCCTTCTCGAGGCGGCGCTCGCCCGCGCGACGCGCTGACGCCGAACGGCCGCTGGATGCCTCGGCCGCGTTGCGGGACCATCGGGCCGTTGGTAGCGTCGCCGCTCACCCTACGGGTCGCGCGGCCCGCGTGGGCGTTCGTGTATGCAGCCGCTCCCCCACGAAGAAGGATCATCGCTCCGCGACGCCGTCCGGCGCGCCTCGACGACGCGCGCGGGCGAACGGCTGCGCGTCGAAGGGCTCCGCGGCGGTGCGCGCGCGTTCCTGATCGCGGAGGCCCATCGCGCCGCGCCGTCCCCGTACGTCGTGCTGGCGGCGGGCGCCGCCGAGGCGGAGGCGCTCGCGAGCGACCTCGCGCTCTTCCTCGGCGAGGATCACGCGGTCGGCGGGCTCGAGCGGCGGGTGCACGCCTTCCCGGCGTGGGACGTGCCGGCGTTCGAGCCGGTGTCGCCGCCGGCGGCGGTCGTGCACGACCGCATGCGGACGCTCTTCCACCTGATCCACGGCCGCGATCCGATCGTCGTGACGACGCCCGAGGCGGTGATGCAGCGCCTGCTGCCGCGCGCGGTCGTGAAGCAGGCGATGCGCTACCTGGTCGAAGGCGACGAGGTCGACGTCGCCGAGCTGACGCAGCACCTGATCGACTGGGGCTATCTGCGGGTGCCGGTCGTCGAGGACATCGGCGAGTTCAGCGTCCGCGGCGGCCTCGTCGACGTGTTCACTCCGCTCGACGCCGAGCCGTTCCGCCTCGAGCTCGACGGCGACCGCATCGAGAGCCTCCGCACGTTCGACCCCGACACCCAGCGCTCGTCGGGGCAGCGCGAGGAGGTCGTGCTCGTGCCGGTGCGCGAGGCGTCGCTCGCCGATCTCCGCGCTCCCGAGGCGCGCCGCGCCGTCGAGAACCGCGCCATCGAGATCGAGATGCCGCGCCTCGACCGCAACGCCATGAGCGACGCGCTCGAGAACGGGCTCTTCTTCCCCGGCGTCGAGTTTGTCGCGTCCTACGTCTACCCGGAGGGGCTGGCGACGCTCTTCGACTACCTGCCCGCCGACGTGCGCCTCTGGATCGACGACCCGGCCGGCGTCGAGAGCGCGTGGGACGCGGCGTGGGAGCTCGTGCAGGAGCGCGCGCGCGAGGCCGAGTCGGCGCGGCGGTTCTTCGCTCTCGCCGAGCGCTTCGCGATGTCGGCGCACGCGGTGCGCGAGGCGCTGCGGCCGCTGCCGACGGTCGAGCTCGATCCGTTGGTCGGGCTCGCCGGCACGGCCGGACATCTGCGCGTATCCTGCTACACGCTCGCCGACCTCGCCGCGGCGCGCGCGCAGGCCGCGGCGGGAAGCCGGGACGCGGAAGGCCAGCGCTCGGCCGCCCCCAGCATGCGCCCTGTCGCCGACCGCATCCGCGAGTGGAGCGCCGAAGGCCGGCGCGTCTTCGTGGTCGTGCACGGAGCGGGGCAGCGCACGCGCCTCCACGGGCTCCTGGCCGCCAACGGCGTCGACGTCGCGTCGACCGGCGAGCCGCTCCCGAAGCTCCTCGCGGAGCGCGGCGGTCCGCCCCTCATGCTCGAAGGCTCGCTCACGCAGGGGTTCCGACTGCCGACGGAGCCCTGGGTCTTCGTCGGCGAGGAGGAGATCTTCGGCGAGCGCCGCCAGCAGCGCCGCATCCGCAAGGTGAGCGCGGCCGACGTGCTCTCGAGCCTCGCCGAGCTCAAGGCGGGCGACTTCGTCGTGCATGTCGACCACGGCATCGGACTCTACCGGGGCCTCAAGCACATGAGCGTCGCCGACATCGAGGGCGACTTCCTCCACCTCGAGTACCAGGGCGGCGACCGCATGTACGTGCCGGTCGACCGCATCAACCTCGTCGGCAAGTACATCGGCGGCGGCGACGGCGCGGAGCCGGCGCTCGACAAGCTCGGCGGCACCGCGTGGGAGCGCGTCAAGGCGAAGACGAAGGAAGCGCTCCTCTCGATGGCGCGCGAGCTCGTCGAGATCGGCGCCAAGCGCCAGGTGCTCGCCGGGCAGAGTTTCGAGAGCGGCGACCCGCTCTTCCAGGAGTTCGAGGCGCGCTTCCCGTTCGACGAGACGCCCGACCAGCAGAAGGCGATCGGCGACGTGCTCGCCGACCTCGGGAGCGACAAGCCGATGGACCGGCTGGTGTGCGGCGACGTCGGCTTCGGCAAGACCGAGGTCGCGATGCGCGCCGCCTTCGCGGTTGTCATGGCGGGCAGGCAGGTCGCCGTGCTCGTGCCGACGACCGTGCTCGCGCAGCAGCACTACGACACGATGTGCAAGCGCTTCGACGGCTACCCGGTGAAGGTCGAGATGCTCTCGCGCTTCCGCTCCAACACCGACAACAAGGCGATCATCAAGGGGCTCGCCGACGGCACCGTCGACGTGGTGGTCGGCACCCACCGCCTCTTGCAGAAGGACGTGTCGGTGGCGCGGCTCGGGCTCCTCGTCATCGACGAGGAGCACCGCTTCGGTGTGAAGGACAAGGAGCGCATCAAGGCCCTTCGGGCGACCGTCGACGTGCTGACGCTCACCGCGACGCCGATCCCGCGCACGCTGCAGATGGCGCTCACCGGCATCCGCGACCTCTCGGTCATCGAGAGCCCGCCCGTCGACCGCCTCGCGATCCGCACCTACGTCACCAAGGCCGACGACCACGTGATCCGCGAGGCGATCCTCCGCGAGCTCCGGCGCGGCGGCCAGGTATTCTTCGTCCACAACCGGGTGGACTCGATCGAGCGCCAGGCGGCGCACGTGAAGGAGCTCGTGCCGGAGGCGACCGTCATCGTCGGCCACGGCCAGATGGGCGAGCGCCAGCTCGAGCAGGTGATGGACGACTTCATCCACCAGCGCGCCAACGTGCTGGTGTGCTCGACCATCATCGAGTCCGGCCTCGACATCCCACGCGCCAACACGATCCTCATCAATCGGGCGGATACTCTCGGCTTGGCGCAGCTGTACCAGCTACGCGGGCGGGTCGGACGCTCGAACGTCCGCGCCTACGCCTATCTCTTGATACCCGGCGAGCACATGATCGGCACCGACGCCCACAAGCGCCTCGAGGCGCTGCAGGAGCTCGACGAGCTGGGCGGCGGGTTCAGGTTGGCGGCGCACGACCTCGAGATCCGCGGTGCCGGCAACATGCTCGGGAAGCAGCAGAGCGGCAACATCACCGCCGTCGGCTTCGAGCTCTATACCCAGATGATGGAGGAGGCCGTCCGCGAAGTGCAGGGCGAGACCATCACGAAGGACGTCGAGCCGGAGATCCAGCTCGGCTTCCCGGCGTACATTCCCGATTCGTACGTGCAGGACGTGAACCAGCGGCTCGTCCTCTACAAGCGCCTCGCCGGCTTCAAGACGGCCGACGAGCTCGCCGCGCTCGTCGACGAGATGGTCGACCGTTTCGGCGAGCTGCCGCCGCTGGTCGACAGCCTGATCCGGGTGATGGAGCTGCGGCGCTGCTTCAAGGACCTGCTGATCACCGCGGCGCGCGTCCGCGGCGAGCAGATCGTCCTCGAGTTCCATCCCGAGACCCCCGTCCACATCGACTACATCCTGGCGCTGCAGAAGAAGATGAAGGACCGGGTGAAGGTCTTCCCCGACGCGCGCGTCGGCTATCGCCCGCTCGCCAGGGACGCAGACGGGCTCGTGGCGGAGCTCCAGGACCTTTGCGCTCGGCTGCGCTAGCCCCCGCATTCGGTCCAGTCGAGGCTCGATCTGCCGGCAGTGAAGGTTCACGACGAACGAAAGCGCGGGGGCTAGCGGAGCGGACCCCGGTCGGTCGTCGGAACACCCGGGCGGCGGGCGAATTTCCATCTGTTCGCCGCGCCCGGCGGGTGTCAAAACGGTCTGGAGGCCAGCGATGACCGTCGACATGTGGATGACGCGCGATCCCGTGACGATCGCTCCGACCATGGCGATCTCCGCGGCGGCGCGGCTGATGGCACGGCACAGGATCCGCCGGCTGGTGGTGGTGGACGCGGAGCATAGGGTCGTCGGGGTGGTCTCCGCAGGCGACGTCGCGCGCGCGTTTCCCGCCGACTTGAACCCGGCGTCCGCGGTGGTGACCGATCGGTCCGTGCCGGAGCCGGTGTCGAGCATCATGGCGCGGGCGGTCCGCACCGTGGCGTCCGGCGCCGCGATGGAAGACGCGGCGCGGCTGCTGCGCACCTATAAGATCGGCGCGGTGCCGGTCGTGCAGGGCGCGCGCCTCGCCGGCATCATCACCGAGTCCGATCTCTTCCGCGCGCTCGTCGAGATGAGCGACCCGACCGAGCCGAGCGTCCGCATCACCTTCGAGCTCGACGAGGCCGAGGACGTCGTCGGCACGATGCTGCAGGTGTGCGGCGGTCGCGACGCCCGCATCGCGAGCCTCTTCTCGTTCCACCACCGCGACGCGCGGACGGGCGATCGGCGGCGCCTCGGCGTGATGCGCATCGCGGGCGACGTGCCGGAGGCCGTCGTCGAAGCGATCTGGAAATCGCGCCACCGCGTGCTCTCGGTCGTGCGCCGTGCGGCGAGCGACGACGACGGGGACGCTACGGGGCGGTGACAGTCATCGGCGCGGCGCCGCCGGTCGCGGTCGACCGCGTCCATGCGCCGCTCATCGCGCCGTCCTCAGCCCTTGCCGGGGCCGAGGCCCTCTTCGAGGACACGGCGGAAGCGCGGCGGCCGCTTCTCGAGGAACGCCGTGACCGCCTCCTTGTGCTCGGGGCTCTTCCAGCACTCGCGCAGCAGCACGCTCTCGCGCTCCTGCACGGAGGACAGGTCGGTCGCGCTGCCGTTCTCGGTGAGGAGCCGCTTGATCATGCGGAGCTGCGGATCGGGGTTGGCGGCGAAGCCCTCGGCGATCGCGCAGGCCTTCGGCAGGAGATCGTCCGCGCTCGTGAGCACGTCGACCAGCCCCGCCTGGTGCGCTTCGACCGCGGAGTAGATGCGGCCCGAGAGGCACATCTCGCTCGCGCGTCCGAACCCCATGCGCTGCACGAGGAAATGCGTGCTCGCGAGCTCCGGCACGAGCCCGACCTTGATGAAGAGCATGCCGAGCTTCGCCTGGTCGGAGGCGACGATCACGTCGAAGGGTAGGATCATGGTCATGCCGATCCCGACGGCGGCGCCGTTCACGGCGGCGACGAGGGGCTTGGCGGCGCGCGCCATCGCGACCCAGTCGAGTCCGGCGGGCATGCCGCCCTGGCCTTCGGCCGTGTCGCCGCCGGGGTCGGTGCCCTCGATGCGGGTCTTGAACGTCGCTTCCATGTCGGCGCCGGCGCAAAAGCCGCGTCCGGCGCCCGTCATGACGATCGCGCCGATCGCCGGGTCGGCGTTGGCGCGCGCGATCGCGTCGGCCTGCTCCGCGCCCATGCGGGGGGTCCAGGCGTTCAGCTTCTCGGGTCGCGCCAGGGTGACGAGCGCCACCGCGCCGCGGGTTTCGTACGTGATCTGTTCGTAGGTCATGGCGGGCCTCCTCCCACGTAGGCGCGCAACAGCGCGAAGACGACGACGCCCGTCACCGAGACGTACAACCAGACGGGAAAGGTGAGGCGCGCGACGCCGCGATGGCGGTCGAAGCGCCCGGTCGCCGCCCAGAAGAGCGTCGAGAGGATCATCGGGAGCGCGACGACCGAGAGTCCGATGTGGCTCACGAGCACGAAGAAGTAGACCGGACGGATCCAGCCCTGGCCGGGAAAGCGCGTGTCGCCGTGGAATGCGTGGTAGACGACGTAGCTCGCGAGGAAGAGCGTCGAGAACGCGACCGCCGCGAGCATGGCGCGCTTGTGAGCCGCGCGCCGTCCGCGCCTGATGCTCCGCCAGCCGGTGAAGAGCGCGAGGGCGCTGCAGCTGTTGAAGAAGGCGTTCGCCGCGGGCAGCAGGTCGATCCATGGCGGCGCCGGTGCGCGCGTCGTCTTCAGGTAGATCAGCCAGACGAGAAAGCCCGTGATCGTCGCCGAGAGCGGCAGGATCAAGACCAGCGGACGGCGTTCGACGAGGGCCGTGTTCATGGCGCCCGCGTTCAGACGTGCTTCAGGACTTCCTCGGCGAGCCGCTGCTGGGTGCGCGAATCGATGCTGCCGCCGAAGAGCACCTGCGACACGTCCCAGTCGCGGACGCGGCGTTTGAGCTCGGCGACGCACTCCTCCGGGGTGCCGACCAGCGCCATCGGCGAGCGCATCATGCCTTCGGGCGTCAAGTTGAACATTGGCGCCATCCCCTCGACCGTGGCGCGCGTCGCGGCGGGCGAGTCGGTGAGGATCGTCGTGAAGATCATGTTGCTGATGCGGATCTTCTTGCCGTCGCGGCCGTGGCGCGCGGCCTCGTCGCGCAGGAACTTCACCTTGGAGGTGAAGGCGTCGTCGGTGAGCTTGGCGACGTTCTCGAGCTTGATGTACCCGGGCTTCCCGGCGTCGGCGATGATGTTCACGACGTCGGCGTGCTTGGCGGCGACCCGCAGCAGGCCCCTGCCGCCGCCCCCGAGGAGGATCGGCGGCGTCGGCTGCTGCACGGTCTTCGGGAACAGGATGCAGCCGTCGAGCCGGTAGAACTCCCCGGCGAAGTCCGTTTCCTCCTTCGACCAGAGCGAGCGCATGCAGGTGAGCGCCTCGTCGAGCATGCGGATGCGGGTCGTGATGTCCGGATACGGCATGCCCGTCATCCTGAACTCGCGCTCGGTCCAGCCGGTGCCGAGCCCCGCGACGATGCGCCCTCCGCTCAACTGGTCGAGCGAGGCGAGGCTCTGCGCCGTGATGGCGGGGTGGCGGAAGAGGTTGCAGAGCACGAGGTGGCCGACCCGCGCCTTCTTCGTCGCCTCGGCGATGACGGCGATCATGATCATCGGGTCGTAGGAAAGGTTCTTCGGGTCGAAGCTCTTCTCGGGCCCCTCCATCACGATGTGGTCGGGCACCGTGACCACGGTATAGCCCTGCCCCTCCGCCGCTTGCGCGCGGTCGCGGAGTTGGGAGAAGTCGAGGTTCGCGAGCTGGACGCCGTATTCCATGGGATCTCCTTCGAGGCTCGATCGTGGACGGGTTATGGCACGGCGGGTCGTTGAGGCAAGGCGGCGTCGGCGGCTATCTTCGGCGCGTCCGATTCCGGTCACGAAAGGAGATCCCCATGACCGTTGACCGTTCCGCTTTCCGCCGCGCCATCGAGCGCCACAGCCTCGAGGACCTGATCGCGCTTTTCCGCGAGGACGCCGTTCTCCACAGCCCGATCACCTTCCAGCCGTTCGAAGGCAAGGCCGCCGCTCGGCGCCTCCTCGGCATCATCTTCGAGGTGTTCGAGGATTTCCGGTATACCGACGAGCTCGATGCCGCCGACGGGAAGACGAAGGTGCTCGTCTTCCGGACGCGCGTGAAGGGCCGCGACGTCGAGGGCATCGACCTCGTCCGCTTCGACGAGGCCGGCATGGTGCGCGATCTGACCGTCATGGTGCGGCCGCGCTCGGGCATGGAGCGGCTTCTCGCCGAGGTGCAGCCCCGGCTCATGGCCGCCCTCGCGGCGGACGCGGCGGGCTGACCGCTGCGGGCGCGAGGGGGCCGCGCTTTTCCCCCTGCCCGACCTCCGCTAAGGTCCGCCGATGCTCATGAGGTCCACATCGTTCGCGGGCGTCGTCGCGCTCGCGCTCGCCGCCGTCACGGCGGCCGGGGCGCGCGCCGAGACGCTCAACCGCATCGTCGCTACGATCGACGGCGAGCCCATCACCCAGGTCGAGCTCGAGCGCTACGCGGAGGTCGTCAAGAAGCGGCCGGGCGGCGATCAGGTCACCGACCAGAAGGTGATCCTCGACGAGCTGATCCTCGACAAGATCATCCAGAAGCAGGTCGAGATCCTCGGCCTCAAGGCGAGCGACCAGCAGATCGACAACTACATCGAGTCCATCCGGGCCCGGAACAACCTGACCGAGGAGCAGCTGCTCGAGGCGCTCAAGCAGCAGGGCATGACCTGGGACCAGTACCGCGCGCAGGTGCGCTCCGACATCGAGCGCGCGAACCTCATCAATCGCGAGATCCGCACCAAGGTGAACGTATCGCCCGAGGAGGTCGAGCGCTACTACAAGGCGCACCTCGACGAGTACGGCGCGTCGCAGAACGTGACCGCGCGGCTGATCTCCTTCACGGTTCCGCGCGACGCGAGCGACGAGGACAAGGCGGCGATCCGCGCCAAGGCCGAGGAGGTGCAGAAGCGCGCGGCGGACGGCGGCAATTTCGCGAAGCTCGCCAAGGAGTATTCGCAGGGGCCGGCGGCGGAGGAGGGCGGCGACATCGGCGAGGTCGTGCCCGACGAGATGCAGCCGGAGTTCGCCAAGGCGGCGAAGAAGCTCGCGCCGGGTG is drawn from Deltaproteobacteria bacterium and contains these coding sequences:
- a CDS encoding TIGR03560 family F420-dependent LLM class oxidoreductase, yielding MAKVHFGVTLPQIKRPWADTAAAARALDELGFDSVWFNDHLYGVPMPNLPILEAWTALAAVGALTSRVELGTLVTPVGFRNPALLAKMAATLDVVTNGRAIVGLGSGWFQSEFEGYGMPFPPLRDRLEQLDETATILKLLWTEAQPSFAGKHYRLDATYCEPKPVRRPPILIGGGGEKVLLRLAARHADVWNNLAVHQNDLGAKVAKLREHCAAVGRDPAAIRVSQQCLVVIGDDEADARAKSAKAAAIYGGHMGAGGPLAIAGTAEQCIERIEAHVALGCTMMVMEFFGRDVREPARLFAERVLPRFR
- a CDS encoding pyridoxamine 5'-phosphate oxidase family protein encodes the protein MKLTDLTFQAMGPQPAFAPGDLERFVAAPRIAVLSYVKRDGTPAQAPIWYQYRDGRFFMVTATTSPKAKALGRAKRACLTIQDEIPPYRAVIIDGEVTLADAPLEGGVGSWLATHYFGRLGGREYERMTAEENRKTGLSLITFEPVRVRGFDNHRLIGSALRWYMRLRDALPIPRSWL
- a CDS encoding TetR family transcriptional regulator C-terminal domain-containing protein, translating into MPPRVPPRKGEARRAEILGAARAVLVDEGLDRFVLREIAARVGLVLGNLQYYYATRDDLLEAVVRAEFARNQAEVAAIAAGRGAATGRLAAITRHLIDVWARSGGRVYAAMSLLALHQPRFRALHREIYLAFYESLLPVLREIRPDARRPELLGVARLVATLIDGALVQVPGRGFAADAVAAAVRLAAPPDDPPPRG
- a CDS encoding paraslipin; translated protein: MSGALLVVLLLAAAVFYVISRVAIVVPQQSAYVVERLGQYNSTLGAGFHILIPFIYVIRYRHNLKEDAIDIPEQECITRDNVMVGVDGVLYMKIVDAERASYGIANLPFALIQLAQTTLRSEIGKLDLDRTFEERTHINQAVVTEIDKASEAWGVKVLRYEIKNIKPPQGVLEAMEKQMRAEREKRASILKSEGERDALINTAEGHKQQEIKQSEAKKQQQINEAEGEADAIRSVAQATADGIRQVAAAIQVPGGFEAVQLRVAEQYVHEFGKLAKEGNTLVVPSTLSDVSSMLALAMNVVKRQGGTPPPIEQR
- a CDS encoding NfeD family protein; the encoded protein is MAWWMWMVLGLALAIAEAQIPTNFFLLAFGVGGLVVGALTGFGLIAAPWLEWLAFSLVSVAALVLFQRTLSRAGGGGPAPAVDDLRRETATVIEDVPANGVGRAELRGTTWSARGVDGAAIARGTRCRVHRIDGLTLWLQPE
- a CDS encoding type II toxin-antitoxin system Phd/YefM family antitoxin, which produces MPKPATVSLYEAKTQLSRLVERASRGDEVVITRHGRPVARLVAARPMRKPRKLGTLRGKIRVAKDFDAPLPDEIQALFEGRGS
- a CDS encoding type II toxin-antitoxin system VapC family toxin, encoding MSVGLLLDTHALIWALSAPRRLPTRLAKLLVDPETDVHLSAVSTWEIAIKAALGKIDAELPAIVQAARGAQFEELPIAVSDTVRVLSLPSIHRDPFDRLLVAQALENDLILATHDPIVARYPVPVLWDT
- a CDS encoding 2-hydroxychromene-2-carboxylate isomerase; translation: MARVEFFYDYSSPWTYLAFTRIEALCRRAGAELVWRPMLVGGIFNTVNPSVYEQRAHPVPAKARYMAKDLLDWARLYDLDLTFPPTVFPVNSVKALRGALVALEHDRIGPYSARVFQAYFGEDRDISQEAVLRPIVTAVGLDADAFFAAIATPAYKDRIRANTDECVQRGGFGSPTMFVGDDMYFGNDRLGLLEAALARATR